TCTGAAGAGCAAGGGCTACGACGCCTTCGTCCTCAAGGTGCGCCGGCGCGGGGAGACCTTCTATCGCGTGCGCGTCGGCCACTATGCGTCGCTCGAAGAGGCGCAGCAGGTGGTCACGCGTCTGCGGAGGGAGCCGGGCGTGCCGGAGGCGTTCGTCGCTTCCGACTGAGGGCGGGATGGGCGCGTGCACACCGAGCCTGGCTGACTTCCTCGAGCTGTCGCACGGCGGCAATCTCGTCCCGGTCTTTCGCGAGATCCTCGCCGACACCGAGACGCCCGTGTCGGCTTTCCTGAAGACGACGCGCGGCGAGCACGCGTTCCTGCTCGAGAGCGTCGTCGGCGGCGACAAGTGGGGCCGCTACAGCTTCCTCGGCTCGGAGCCGGCCGCGGTCTTCACGAGCCGCGGGACCGCGGTCTCCCTGGTCGAGAGCGGGAAGCCGGTGCGCACCTTCGAGGCCGCCGACCCCCTGGAGGCGCTGCGAACATTGCTCGCCGGCTATCGCGCGGTGCCGGTCGCCGGGCTCCCCCGCTTCTTCGGGGGGGCGGTCGGGTACGTCTCCTACGACGCCGTCCGGTTCTTCGAGCGCTTGCCGGCGCGGCTCCCCGACCCGCTCGGCCTCCCCGAACTCTATTTCATCGTACCGGCCAGCCTGCTCGTCTTCGACACGGTCGCCCAGTCGATCCGGGTGGTCGTGAACGTCGACCTGCGCGACCCGGCGACCGACCCGCACGCCGCCTACGAAGCCGCCACGACGCGTATCGACGAGCTCGTCGCGCGCCTCGCCGCGCCGCTCAGGTTGCCCGAAGCGCTGCCTGCCAGCGGGGAGAGCCTTGCCGTCACGGCGAACATGACGGCCGGCGAGTATGCGGCCATCGTCGAGCGCGCGAAGGAGTACATCCGGGCCGGCGACATCATCCAGGTCGTGCTCGCGCAGCGGCTCGAGACCAAGCTCCGCGCCGCGCCGTTCGACGTCTATCGCGCGCTCCGCACCGTGAATCCGTCGCCCTACATGTTCTACTTGAGGCTCGG
The Deltaproteobacteria bacterium DNA segment above includes these coding regions:
- the trpE gene encoding anthranilate synthase component I; the protein is MGACTPSLADFLELSHGGNLVPVFREILADTETPVSAFLKTTRGEHAFLLESVVGGDKWGRYSFLGSEPAAVFTSRGTAVSLVESGKPVRTFEAADPLEALRTLLAGYRAVPVAGLPRFFGGAVGYVSYDAVRFFERLPARLPDPLGLPELYFIVPASLLVFDTVAQSIRVVVNVDLRDPATDPHAAYEAATTRIDELVARLAAPLRLPEALPASGESLAVTANMTAGEYAAIVERAKEYIRAGDIIQVVLAQRLETKLRAAPFDVYRALRTVNPSPYMFYLRLGAQTLVGSSPEVMARVEDGELTVRPIAGTSPRGTQELEDRDLERKLLADPKEIAEHIMLLDLGRNDVGRVAKIGSVEVTERLVIERYSHVMHIVSNVRGKLADDRDCFDAFRATFPAGTLSGAPKIRAMEIIEELEPVRRGVYGGAVGYFGFSGTMDTCIAIRTMVIKDGTVYVQAGAGIVADSDPEREHAECLNKARGLLQALKRAEHLAHDQERGGAAA